A region of the Gambusia affinis linkage group LG11, SWU_Gaff_1.0, whole genome shotgun sequence genome:
ATGAGATATTAGACATTTCTCAAAGGGTATTAAGAAATGTAAAGGAGTGTTGTCTTATTGCttcataattatgaaataataataagaaaaactaCTGGTGCCAGAAACAAGTAAAACAACTTCATTGGAAATCAATGGCTGCTAGTTGTAAATATGTGATAAAATGGATTCCAACTCTTTTTATTCTGGATGGGCCACACTTTTAACCTTtctaaagcttttatttttttttgcacaatatatatattattatttttatggtcATTTCTATCTATTTTACAATACACTAGAGTCACAAGAGCCAGGAAGCAAAATTTGGAAAGTGACAATGAGCTTTACTGCTTTTCTAAACCAAGGATAGAACAGTGCATAGATCACAGGGTTCAGAGTGGAGTTGAAATAAAAGAGGAAGACCGAATATGACGCGTATCTGTCACTGAGCAGATCCTCTCCTGCCAGGGAGAGACAGTAATACGGACAGTAACACATTAGAAAAACCACCACGAGAACACCAAGAGTCCTGGCTGCTTTCAGCTCCGATTTCTTTGTCATATTCACTGAAAGCTGCAGAGTGACGGCCGTGACGTGAGCGCGCATGACGCGGGCCTGAGACACGGCCGCCACAAACACTCGCATGTACAGCACTATGATGACTGCAACTGGAACGACGAAGCTCACGATGAGGTCAACGGTTCCTGAGATAAAGTCAACAGAAATTAGACAGTCTCCCACGCATGATTTATGCCTACCGGGCTTTACTAAGTCATCTAATACCACAAGGCAGCCATAGATAACAGAACAAAGCCAACACAGACAGACAACAGCTTTAACTCTTCTGTCTGTGACTCTGGTGGGATAACGCAGAGGGTCACAGATGGCCACATAGCGGTCGACCGATATGAGAACCATGTCTCCGACTGAAGCAGAGGTGATGACAAAGGACAGAGAGTTATACACAGAACAGGTGAGATCGCCAAGAAACCAGCAGCCTGTGTTCCGGATGATTTCTGCAGGCATCAGCAGGAGACCCAGGAGGAAGTCTGAGACAGCCAGTGAGAGGAGGATGGTGTTAGTGGGTGTGTGAAGCTGCCTGGACAGAGGCAGAAAATCAATTTCAAATCGATAAATGCTGGTTTTACAATAGAACAGCTTTgtacaaactgcaaaaacaattcaaacaataataataataataagaagaaaaaagattaaatcacTACTTGAAATGGGAGACCGAGATGATGACGAGCAGGTTGAGAGATGCTGTCAGCAAAGAAACAGAAGGCAGAATGATCTGAGGGAGCACGGCTTCAGTCCAGGTCGATCCAGGCTTCCTGCAGGAGGAGTTGGTTAACTCTGGAAAGCAGAGTTCTTCTCCAGTCTCTCCCTCCATCTTCAGATGTACGCAAAACAATCAGCTGCAAAGTCTGATTATATACCTGATGAATGTAACTCCTCCTTTTTTCCCTtcatcctctctctctttctgtattttgtgTAGTTTGTCAGTATTAGTGAATAGTTTTCTGATATTTGCAGACTATTAGATTCAAGGTACAACAGTCCAACAGCAAACATTGATGTTAAGGCCTGTCACTTCACTCTGTCTGTGTCTATCCCTCTAGGATTCTTTTCTCACTAGCAGCAACACCTATAAGTGTACACTTTGTCTGGCATTATACTTGATCACCAGAAACTTggctattttatagcacagaACAGCCCAGGAGCTGCATTGACTccaatttaaaaacaagcatttacTTTCACCTCATAGGAGGCACAACAGTTGCAGAAGAAAATGATGTTGAACATAGTCTAGAGATGAAGGATGTGTGGTGTCTGCAGGGATACTAGCTGGCCATATCCTGACCCTAGACCTGTACAAGTCCAGGATGGAGAGAAGGTCACCCCAAGCAATCCTCTCTGCAGAACTTattgtttgttgcattttaggcctTTCCTGTTCTGTGAATTAACTAGAAGTGGTCGTGCACTGAACAGGCTAATAGAATATTGGCAGTGTAGAAGATCACCAGCAGCTCCTTCGGCAGGTTGTACTTCTTGAGTTGCCTCTGGTTGCACCCAGTCTTTACTGGCTCTTCCTCCAAacagtgtctgtgtgtgagaaTCACCTGAGAAATGGTGGCTCCTAGGAACTGGAGGAGATTCACTTTAAACAGAGTTGTTGAGGATGATGAGAGTTCGGTGCAAGTCCACCGTCATCTCCGGTCTTGACAGGTTAAGCTCCAGGCGGTTCTGACCGCACCAGTGGACCAGCATATCCAGTCTGTGAGCAGACTCATCACTGTCCTGATGGATCAGACCAATGGCAATGGAGCCATGTGCAATCTTCATGAGTTTCACTGACTGATCTGCTGAGGTTTGGTCATTTATGTACAGAAAGAAGAGTAGTGGGGAGAGAACACATCTTTGGGGAGCGCCTGTGTTGGTGATTCTtgtgcagaaaagaaaagatgctCCCCCGCTGGTGATCCACTGACGGGTCGGAGCCGGCGCTGTGAGCTGGTGAGCTCCTGGTGGGGAAAGGCAAATACCAAAGGGTGGTGGTGTTGAAGATTGAGCTGAGGTCCAGAAACAGGATCCTGGTGTACTACCCTGCCTGGTCAAGTACACAATTTATAGACCCCAAGTTTACTGAATCACCTGCTCACATGTTTACCCAATAAGCAAACTGCAGGAGGTCGAACAGAGGAAGTGTGTTGTCTTGCCTCAACACCAATCGCTCAAAGGATTTCATGACCACAGGCATCATTGTGAAATGTCTAACTTAATTTAATCTTGCTGTGGGGCGTGTGGTGGGGACCTGGATGATGGTGAAAGGCTTGAAGTAGGAAGTGACCTCACACAGCTCCAGAGACATGTTATAGATCTGGGTGGAGATGGTGGCCTGTCGTTGAGCGCAGGCTTCCAGGAAAAATGATAAGATCGCATCAGATCCTGGGGCTTTTGTGATCTTCTGAATCTATTAACATCTTCCTCGCTAATCTTTAGTGCTGGCAGGAGGTCAGGAGGTGAATGGTGTGATTAGCTGTCAGCTGGTTTTAGCCATACAAAACCACTTAAAATGAAATGAGCTGTGAGCTCTGCTTTGCTAgcagaaattacatttcttaaGTTTGTCAGGTTTTTACCATCAAACAATGTTTCCATTGTGTTCATTCTGCTGGCTGTTTCAATCCTTGCTGTCAGTCTTCTGCATAAAGGGGAGTAAACCTTTAACTTTTCACAACATCCGTGTAATAAGACTGAATGCAGTATGTTCCTGATTTTTTCCAAGTCTCAGTTGTTtggaaactaaaccaaacaatTTTACAAGCTGGAAGGATTGATCTGTTGGACTGTCAATGTTGCAGCCTCAGGCGAAgccttttattttcatagaaaCACTGTTCAAACGGTGACACACTTAGCAGGCTCTTGTGAAAGTGTAGATAGCTAACATCTTGTCCTCTTCCTGAAAAATGGcccatgtctttttttttgttttgtttgtttgtttgttttacctagctcatcttttggcaaaaaatgaccCAGGCCATTAATTTAGGAAGGTGACAGTCTGTCGATATGCCACAGACAGGAACCTTCACAATTTTAGCCGTTTTAAACTTCAAGAGTCAGAGAAAACGGACAGTTTGTCTGATTAGCTGTTAGCCTTCCACTGCCCCGGGGTTTTCTTCATGTCTTTTATAAATTCACTGTAACATGGCATAGTAGGGGAACTATTACTGAGAAGAAGTTCACAGAACCTCACTTCAAATTATCTAGTCGTTTTACCTTATCTAAAgtacctatatatatatatatatatatatatatatatatatatatatatatatatatatctatatatatatatatatatatatatatatatatatatatatatatgcgaTCTGCTGTGATTACATTCCTAAGAGCAGGACATGTACTGGCCTGCTTGTGTTTCAGACCTGGCAGATCagaaaaaatgagacaaaacgtTTGTAAAACacctttaattttaataatttttgtttgGTGATTCCAAAGGCCAgaatgttgttaaaaaaacacatccagAGCTCAAGGTGGcaattcaacaacaaaatgaatttaACAAGTTGCCGTCTGGCCGTCACGGATGTGGAAACACTCCTGACGACGTCTGGTTTTCCATCATTCCTTTCAAGTTTGTGTTAGTTATGAAACTGTGGTCACAGTTTACTGTATGTTAGCCTCACAGGAGCCGGGCCGCAGTATCTGAAAAGTGATGATGAGTTTGGTAGCTCTCCTGAACCAAGGGTAAAACAACGCATAAATCACCGGGTTCAGACTAGAGttgaagtaaaacagaaatatgacgTAGGATGCAGACGAGTCGGTGAGCAAGTCTTCACCTGCAAGGGAGACACAGTAATATGGACAGAAACATATGAGGAACACCACCATCAGAACCCCCAGGGTCCAGGCTGCTTTTAGCTCAGATTTCCTCGTCAGACTAACGGAAAGCTGGAGGGAAACAGCGGTGACCTGAGAGCGCATGGCGCGGGCCTGAGAGACGGCCACCACAAACACTCTCATGTACAGCACAACGACGACTGTGACTGGAGCAATAAATGTAACAACGAGGTCAAACGTTCCCAAAACGTAGTCAACCACAATGACGCACTCCCCATAGCAGGAGTTATGTTGCCCCGGCTGAGTTAAGTCGGACTTCACAATGACACTGCTGTACAGAACAGAGCTGAGCCAGCAGAGACACACGCAGACTTTAACTTTTCTCTCCGTGACTGTGGAGGAGTAATGGAGAGGGTCGCAGATCGCCACATAGCGGTCCGCTGATATGAGCACCATGTCGCCAACCGAAGCAGAGGTGACGATGTACGATACGTAATTATACAAGGAACACATGAGGTCGCCAAAAAACCAACAGGCTGTGCGTCGCATGATTTCACCCGGCATCAACAGAAGACCCACCAGGAAATCTGACACAgccagagagaggaggaggatgttagTGGGTGTGTGGAGCTTCCTGCAAGGAGACAGAAACACTTCGTTACAACACATCCTAcacatttgaattgtttttcttttgctgttttgtttaagATAACGTGAAACATCTTCACTTTTAGAAATGAGATAAGAAACACTATCGGCTCCAGTTCTAGTCATTACAACCAAATGCCATTTTCTGTCCAAATCCACAGCAGGCAAAAGAATTAAaccaaagcaaagaaaatgtgatcCAAGGAATCTGACTGTGCCTGAAGTGAGAGACTGAGATGATGACGAGCAGGTTGAGAGCCACAGTGAGCAGAGAGATGAAGGACAGCATGGTGCGAAGGAGCACCGTTTCAGTCCAAGAAGATGTAGGTTTTTTGCAGGAGGTGTTGAAGAGATGTGGGAAGCAGAGGTCACCTCCAACCTGGCTGTCCATCTTTGAAATCAGAGGAGAGCTCAAGCTGTGGCTTTTCTCCAAACAATTCTTGATTTTATGCCTCCTACCTCCTCACTCCTCCCCTTTGCTACCTTCCTTCTTCCATTGGACAGACTGTACAGTAGAGACTAGACATGTTGCATGCACCTCCTTGTCTGCCTTTCTCCATACCATGATGGACCCATCACTCTGAAACAGGGTCACTATGGACTCATCAGACTACATGACCTTCTTATGGCTCCATGATCCAATCTTCATGCCTGCTTGCAAACTAAAGCCTTTTCTCTGGTTAGTCTCACTGATTAGTGGTTTTCTTATGGCTACACAGCTGTTCAGCCCCAGTCCCTTCAGTTGCTCTTATTTTCACTGTATCGCCCTGATTTCAACAAACAATAAAGCGATAGTCGATCATGATCATTCAGGATTTTCTTCTGAGCACATTTCTGTTCTgcctacaaaaacaaatgtggcaattattaaaaactcaagAGTTGAGAAATGGAAAACCCTTGTCTATAATGGTCCGGTCATGAGGACTTAAAGGGACACTGAGTTCACAAAACAAGTTTCATACATGGACTCCAAATGCATTAACAGACAAACAGCCACTGTGACCTAAACATGCCTACATCAGGAAGATATAATGTAAACTTTGAAGACAGTGTGTGTTGGCCAGGACCCTAGAAAAGGGGGTGCTGTCCAACAATCGGGGGCACTTCACTATGACTGGGCCAAGATTTCCTTGCAGTCCGGTCATGCTGACTTAGGCTGCAGTATTGTAATGAAGCTTTGCTGTCCAACCAAAGTCTAAAGCATGTAGAGTCTTATTCCTGCAACATCACCTGCATCCATCAGAGACGAGCACTGCAGCAGCTCTAGCTCGTCCAGGAGGACTGGCCTCTGGTGGTACAGGGTCTTAAGCACAATGCTAATTAGGGGCCCCTCTTCCTGTTAAGAACATCACTGCCACTAACAGGGCTTCAACACAAATTTGGTGGAATATGGAAGAAGGAGCCAAGCATTGAGATACTGGATTTTACATCACGTGACTTGTCGTGCATGACTCAGGTGTCATTGCTATGCATTCAGCACAGGCAGCTGCCACAGACTAGCTGGTCTGTGGAGGAACAGCTTATTCTGCTCTCTCTCAGCCTTACTGATAACTTTgcctgagttatttttaaagtgacagtttagttatatttacattttcgacatcatagcTGGATTACTACAAACCTAAAGGACCGAgggattttcttacttttatttttaccttacgTTTCTTCATCTCCAAGTTGAACCAGGACAAAATGCCTCCGGCCGACCCCAGAGACCTCAGCAGTATAACACAACGACTTCAGTCTATAGAAATGAAGATCAAACTGCTGGAGGAGAATTTTGAAATCAACGCTAACCGTGGAAATGATTCAACTCTTCCTCAAAACAACAGAGAGGTCGTTGGCCTTGCATCAAGCAGCCCACCCTGGAACGCTCTGGGGTGCCAAGCTGAAGCAAAAGTCTCACTGCAGATCCGATGAGACGACTGACAGGGAGAACCCCTCACCTGGACAAATCGGCACGGCCGGCTCTGAGCCGAAACCCACCTTCAACTTCAACACCTGCTCCAccgaagaaaaacaaacaagcagctgcaacCAAAACAGCTCCACCGACTCCCAAGGACAGAGCGACCAGcccaaacctcaaaacattctgGCTCCGtgggaatcccactgaaaaacagattttctgcactCCAGCCTGAGCCTCTGAGTGAAACCTCACtttcaaacatcaacaatgaggCAAGACCAACACATCCACCCCCCAAGGCCCTAAAGGACAAAGCGACCACCAGGAAAATGAAAGGTACGCCAAAAGTGCTTATTGTTGGAGATGAAGCAGTAAATGGAATCAGTCACGTCTGCAACCCCGAGAAAACCAGAGTGATTTCACTCATGTTACAGACCTCactacaatttcttaagtgagaatagaaaacataaaaaaggaggaggcgtggcttcaatatttaagaataacGTAAATAGTAGTAAAATCTCTTTGGGTCACTTCACCTCTTTTGAGTATCTTGGAATTGAGATTAAAGAACTCAAACGAACtttaacactaactttatacaaaactccaacatttgTGGAAATTTTCTTTACTGACTTGAATGAGCTTCTATCTCTCATAGTATTGATTATGATTGTTTAATAATGGTCGGTGATTTCAACATTCATGTTGACAACTCCCAAGACAGAGAGGCAAAAAAGCTTTCTAATATCTTAGAGACTAAAAACCagcctgtttaggattgtatttgaaatgtaatcaaatataaatttattgatggaacttgacttaatgttctgttttgattgttgattctgtgttacattgtgtttatgtgtttgatttgatgtaaagcactttgaaatgccttgctgctgaaatgtgctatacaaataaaatttgattgattgattgattgatggattgatTAAGTCAGAAATATCTATGTTTGGAAAATTGAGACAATCATGCAAAGAATCTGATAAAGGGATGCAGAGTTTTGCTAGTTGCTTCTGTAGATGACAATAGCTGAAGTCAGTTGTATCGAGGGAGAAGAGGAAGGGTGAGAGGACAGATCTGGATGACACAGGCTTTGAACATCCTCAGGCTCACACCATCAGGGCCTGCAGTTTTTCCAGGCTGGATCCTCACCAGCTGTCTTCTAACATCTGCCGTGATGATTTGAGGTGACCTGCTGAAGGATATTGGAGGGTCACTGGGAAGGACAGGATGGaaggaggtgtgaatgtgagAATCACATGGGGATGAAGGACTCTGAGAAGGAAGAGGGGAGAGTGGGTGGACAGCATCAGTGGTGTTGGGAGTGCAGGCTAGGCATGTAGGGGCAACGGGgtcaaatatgtgaaaaaatatattgtgttCATTGGCCAGTGAGTTCAATGTCATGAAGAAAATATTGcatgaatatataaatatgtaataatgtTGTAGTGGGATAGAAATATTGGTATTCATTAAGATTTTAAAGTCTCCTTTAAGCTTTCAGTTTTCTAGTCTTAGCAAACTGAACCATTCTAACAAGAGCTGAAATTGTTCAGTAGAAATTAAGATCAAGAGAGAAACCACAGACACTCTGTTGACGTGACATTACCAAGTGGACGTTGCTATGGATGAGGCAGGTAGGGAGGAGCTGTTGTTGTGAACTGTGACATAAAGAGGAGTTACAATCACAGAGTTGTCTCGGCTCTGATCTTTCAGGGTCTCTGATGATGGAGGTTCATGATGAAGAACTCTGCTTTCCTCAACTCCTCAACACCTCCTGTAGAAAACCAACAGTTCAATGGCTCAAAGTTGTGATTCTGCAGTCTCTGCTCTCTTtcagctgtgtgttttctgtgactCTCAATCTACTTGTAATCATTTCAGTCTCCCATTTCAGGCAAGGAAGCCattattttctgtgtgtgatgatgatgatgattttccCCGACAGCAAAGGAGCATAAACTGtgtcatgattttatttattgaaattaaatattccaTCCAAACTGTAGATTCATACGAGTTTTGCTTGGTCACTTTTACGTCTTTCAgtgcttttgtttattattctgttttccttcCCAGGCAGCTTCACAAAACCACCAACTTCCTGCTCCTGTCTCTGGCCGTATCAGATTTCATGGTGGGCCTTGTTGTTTTCCCAGGTGAAGCTGTCAAACTAACATCTTGCTGGTTTCTTGGTGATGTCATGTGTTTACTGTACATGCATATTGTCAGTATGATAGTTTGTATCTCAGTTACAAATGTCGTACTGATATCTGTTGACCGCTATGTGGCTATATGTTACCCTCTGCATTATCACAGGAGAATCACTGTGACAAGAATACGACTGTGTATCAGTCTCTGCTGGATTTATTCAGCTTGCTACAGCGTTTCGTTTCTGAAGGATAATGTAAGTGCAAAAAAGGCTTCTTGTCATGGagagtgtttgttttcagttgacTTCAGTTCTGCagttgtggattttattttagctttcatCACTCCAGTTACCATCATCATATTTCTCTACACCAGAGTGTTTGTAGTTGCCGTGTTTCAGGCCCGAGCCATCCGCTCCTCTGTTGCTGCTGTGTCCCTGCAGCGTTCAGTAAAAGTACAGAGATCTGAGCTGAAAGCAGCCAGGACTCTTGGTATTTTAGTCGTTGTGTTTCTAATATGTTTCTGTCCATATTACTGTGCTTCTCTAGGAGGTGATATGTCGTTCAACACGTCTGCTGCTGTGCTGTGTGCTTACTGCATTAACTCTTCTCTTAACCCTTTAATCTATGCCATGTTTTATCCCTGGTTTAGAAAATCAATTAAACACATTGTGACACTGAAAATATTCCATCCTGGCTCCAGTAAGGCTAATATACTGTAGATAAATATTGAACTGTGTgagtaaataaaatcttcttccacatgttaaAAGTCTTCACAGCATTTAATTGCATTGTGTGTTGAAAAccaatcaaataaaaagtttttaccCACTTGGATGGCTTAcgttttttattgcttttacaaataataatgataatggtCAACAAAACTGGGCTTTAAACTTTGTTTCTCCAAAATATCTCtttcaagtaaaagtgaaaagcaatttttgcaaaaaataaaaataatgaacatgAAATAAGTGACTGAATAGTGAAGCATCACCACAGCacgatgctgccaccaccatgctt
Encoded here:
- the LOC122839891 gene encoding trace amine-associated receptor 13c-like, translating into MEGETGEELCFPELTNSSCRKPGSTWTEAVLPQIILPSVSLLTASLNLLVIISVSHFKQLHTPTNTILLSLAVSDFLLGLLLMPAEIIRNTGCWFLGDLTCSVYNSLSFVITSASVGDMVLISVDRYVAICDPLRYPTRVTDRRVKAVVCLCWLCSVIYGCLVVLDDLVKPGRHKSCVGDCLISVDFISGTVDLIVSFVVPVAVIIVLYMRVFVAAVSQARVMRAHVTAVTLQLSVNMTKKSELKAARTLGVLVVVFLMCYCPYYCLSLAGEDLLSDRYASYSVFLFYFNSTLNPVIYALFYPWFRKAVKLIVTFQILLPGSCDSSVL
- the LOC122840216 gene encoding trace amine-associated receptor 3-like; translated protein: MDSQVGGDLCFPHLFNTSCKKPTSSWTETVLLRTMLSFISLLTVALNLLVIISVSHFRKLHTPTNILLLSLAVSDFLVGLLLMPGEIMRRTACWFFGDLMCSLYNYVSYIVTSASVGDMVLISADRYVAICDPLHYSSTVTERKVKVCVCLCWLSSVLYSSVIVKSDLTQPGQHNSCYGECVIVVDYVLGTFDLVVTFIAPVTVVVVLYMRVFVVAVSQARAMRSQVTAVSLQLSVSLTRKSELKAAWTLGVLMVVFLICFCPYYCVSLAGEDLLTDSSASYVIFLFYFNSSLNPVIYALFYPWFRRATKLIITFQILRPGSCEANIQ
- the LOC122840046 gene encoding trace amine-associated receptor 13c-like, translating into MMEVHDEELCFPQLLNTSCRKPTVQWLKVVILQSLLSFSCVFSVTLNLLVIISVSHFRQLHKTTNFLLLSLAVSDFMVGLVVFPGEAVKLTSCWFLGDVMCLLYMHIVSMIVCISVTNVVLISVDRYVAICYPLHYHRRITVTRIRLCISLCWIYSACYSVSFLKDNVSAKKASCHGECLFSVDFSSAVVDFILAFITPVTIIIFLYTRVFVVAVFQARAIRSSVAAVSLQRSVKVQRSELKAARTLGILVVVFLICFCPYYCASLGGDMSFNTSAAVLCAYCINSSLNPLIYAMFYPWFRKSIKHIVTLKIFHPGSSKANIL